One window of Watersipora subatra chromosome 3, tzWatSuba1.1, whole genome shotgun sequence genomic DNA carries:
- the LOC137391868 gene encoding electrogenic aspartate/glutamate antiporter SLC25A12, mitochondrial-like isoform X2, protein MADSDHHHDFHSLPADSWQQHHRLLSFQFDHAKCDTGHLPLPTSHMSRANVENLKEVFSRYASRVVDGERVMTYADFIQKYLGLLTDDGYNTETLQILGRTVDSLCTGYISFDDFQNFEGILCQPDALYRVAFHIFDRNSNGTLSFDEFRRTLEHTEINKFVKFNFDTDFVRLHFGVNRDRAITYSEFTQVLLEYHEEHALQAFRKFDKNKSGRISLKDLKKILVNICPHLLSTYVEASLPLLGENDSEWITYPYFRGFISLLSNMELIKKIYLHMTDKSKDREITQGEFMRSAQNFTQVTPLEVMILYQLTDLMHKNGKLVYHDLEAVAPLDVDKMPYSLQSITLSKTISDRKEADDAHHKQSVFMQILENIYRFALGAVAGATGATAVYPIDLVKTRMQNQRTSLVGELMYKNSWDCFKKVLRFEGVGGLYRGLGPQLVGVAPEKAIKLTMNDLMRGKLARKDGSLPLWAECVAGGCAGGSQVLFTNPLEIVKIRLQVAGEVPGVARPSAINVIRELGLLGLYKGARACLLRDIPFSAIYFPAYANLKKYSADSSGYNSPLTLLVSAFIAGAPAASLVTPADVIKTRLQVAARKGQSTYNGVIHCFRTILKEEGGRAFWKGTTARVFRSSPQFAVTLVTYEMLHRLFYVDFGGRKPEGSTTGHSIEDYVPPNPDHIGGYKFVRPTFEGIETRFGLCFPKYKSS, encoded by the exons ATGGCTGATAGTGACCATCATCATGACTTTCAT TCCTTACCTGCTGACTCTTGGCAGCAGCATCATCGGCTTCTCAGTTTCCAGTTTGATCATGCCAAGTGTGATACTGGCCATCTACCA CTGCCAACCTCGCATATGAGCAGAGCGAATGTGGAGAATCTCAAAGAGGTCTTTAGCAGG TATGCCTCTCGAGTTGTGGATGGTGAAAGGGTTATGACCTATGCTGACTTCATACAAAAGTATCTAGGATTACTCACCGATGACGGTTACAACACAGAAACGCTTCAGATTCTAGGAAGGACTGTGGATTCATTGTGTACTGG aTATATCAGTTTCGATGATTTCCAGAATTTTGAGGGCATCCTCTGTCAGCCTGACGCTTTGTACAGAGTCGCTTTCCATATTTTTGACAGAAACTCAAATGGCACTCTATCTTTCG ATGAATTCCGACGAACTCTCGAGCATACAGAGATAAACAAATTCGTCAAGTTTAATTTTGACACAGACTTTGTACGGTTGCACTTTGGTGTGAACAGAGACAGAGCCATCACCTACAGCGAGTTCACTCAGGTTCTTCTG GAGTACCACGAGGAGCACGCTCTGCAGGCCTTCAGGAAGTTTGACAAGAATAAAAGTGGGCGGATCTCTCTTaaagatctaaaaaagatattGGTCAACATTTGTCCGCATCTGCTCTCTACCTATGTAGAGGCTAGCCTTCCTTTG TTGGGAGAGAACGACTCCGAGTGGATCACATACCCTTACTTCAGGGGCTTCATTTCTCTGCTTAGTAATATGGAGCTCATTAAGAAGATTTATCTTCACATGACTGATAAAAGTAAAGACAGGGAGATCACTCAAG GAGAATTTATGAGAAGTGCTCAAAATTTCACACAAGTTACCCCTCTGGAAGTCATGATACTCTATCAGCTCACAGACCTTATGCACAAGAATGG AAAGCTTGTGTACCACGACCTGGAAGCTGTTGCTCCATTAGATGTTGATAAGATGCCTTACTCATTGCAGTCCATCACACTCAGT AAAACCATATCTGACAGGAAAGAAGCGGATGATGCGCACCATAAACAGAGCGTGTTCATGCAGATTTTAGAAAACATCTATAGATTTGCATTAGGTGCTGTCGCTGGAG CGACTGGGGCGACGGCGGTTTATCCTATCGACTTGGTCAAGACTCGAATGCAGAACCAGAGGACATCATTGGTAGGGGAATTGATGTACAAGAACAGCTGGGATTGCTTCAAGAAGGTGCTGAGGTTTGAGGGCGTTGGAGGTTTATATCGCGGCCTCGGGCCCCAACTTGTTGGCGTCGCTCCTGAAAAAGCCATCAAGCTCACG ATGAACGACTTGATGAGGGGAAAGCTGGCAAGAAAGGATGGAAGTTTGCCTCTGTGGGCTGAGTGTGTTGCTGGTGGTtgt GCTGGTGGTTCTCAGGTTTTATTTACCAACCCACTAGAAATAGTAAAGATTCGGCTGCAGGTCGCAGGAGAGGTGCCTGGTGTTGCCCGGCCTAGTGCCATCAATGTCATTAGAGAACTTGGACTACTGGGGCTCTACAAG ggGGCAAGAGCGTGTCTCTTGCGTGATATCCCATTCTCGGCTATATACTTCCCAGCCTATGCTAACTTGAAGAAGTATTCTGCTGACTCGTCAGGTTACAACTCGCCTCTCACTCTTCTTGTTTCTGCTTTTATTGCAG GCGCTCCTGCTGCCTCACTAGTGACACCAGCAGATGTGATCAAGACACGGCTGCAGGTAGCAGCTAGAAAGGGTCAGAGCACATACAATGGAGTGATCCACTGCTTTAGAACTATTCTGAAAGAGGAAGGTGGTAGGGCATTCTGGAAGGGAACTACTG CTCGAGTTTTCAGGTCCTCTCCCCAGTTTGCTGTCACCTTAGTAACCTACGAGATGTTGCATAGACTTTTCTATGTTGATTTTGGTGGAAG AAAGCCAGAAGGTTCTACAACTGGACACTCGATTGAAGACTATGTGCCACCCAATCCTGACCATATCGGAGGCTACAAGTTTGTGCGTCCGACTTTTGAGGGAATTGAGACAAGGTTTGGTCTGTGCTTCCCAAAGTATAAATCATCATAG
- the LOC137389847 gene encoding glucose-induced degradation protein 8 homolog codes for MMEVTQKDEDMLEEWTKKLRSVRTTRADMNLLVMDYLEKEGFKEAAEKFRVEAGVTPTMDLGTIDKRLLIRSHLQNGEIDSAVAIINEIHPELLDNDNLLYFKIQQQQLIELIRQKDIEKALDFAQTHLAERAEDGDEDVLSELERTLALLAFDDPFTSPFGDLLQPSHRHKVASEVNAKILEQENQEPVPQITKILKLLAWSQQQLDIKNVKYVRMTDFAKGNLHLS; via the exons ATGATGGAAGTAACGCAAAAAGATGAGGATATGCTGGAGGAATGGACAAAGAAGTTGCGGTCTGTTCGCACCACTCGTGCTGATATGAACTTGTTGGTAATGGATTACCTTGAGAAAG AAGGCTTCAAAGAGGCAGCGGAAAAGTTCAGAGTGGAGGCCGGTGTGACTCCCACAATGGACTTGGGAACCATTGACAAGCGCTTGCTTATTCGGAGTCATCTGCAGAACGGAGAAATTGACAGCgcagttgcaataattaatgAGATACATCCCGAACTGTTGGATAATGacaatttgttatattttaagatacag CAACagcagctgatagagttaataaggCAGAAGGATATTGAGAAAGCGTTAGATTTTGCACAGACTCACCTTGCTGAGAGAGCTGAAGATGGAGACGAG GATGTACTATCAGAGTTGGAGAGAACTTTGGCTCTGCTTGCCTTTGATGACCCTTTTACATCACCTTTTGGTGACCTTTTACAGCCATCCCACAGACACAAG GTGGCCAGTGAAGTAAATGCAAAGATACTTGAACAAGAGAACCAGGAACCTGTACCACAGATAACCAAAATACTCAAACTGTTGGCTTGGTCTCAGCAGCAACTAGacattaaaaatgttaaatatgTGCGCATGACAGACTTTGCTAAGGGAAACCTGCATCTCTCGTAA
- the LOC137389848 gene encoding protein DPCD-like, whose protein sequence is MTSAWLKSLESAQKTALLQDGRRKVHYTFTDGRELVEEYDVKSNELILRKLREKGTLGNTKDWVVEVGEARDIGKMVEVGLSESVSNPAVARKDNLESFQWRIRNLTYPIDTYLLSIEDNKIVVRTSNKKYFKRLEIPDMSRLDISLNPSALTYAHANNTLIITYKKPVEVLDFERKLINKLKSLKSEGDVDHCKQQ, encoded by the coding sequence ATGACATCCGCGTGGTTGAAGAGTCTAGAGTCAGCGCAAAAGACTGCCCTGTTACAAGATGGGCGAAGGAAGGTTCATTACACGTTTACTGATGGGAGAGAATTAGTGGAGGAATACGATGTCAAATCAAATGAGCTTATTCTGAGGAAGCTGAGGGAAAAAGGAACGCTCGGCAACACCAAGGACTGGGTAGTTGAAGTCGGAGAAGCCCGTGACATTGGCAAAATGGTGGAAGTTGGACTCAGTGAAAGCGTTTCAAATCCAGCAGTCGCGCGTAAAGATAACCTGGAGTCATTTCAGTGGAGGATACGAAACTTAACATATCCGATAGACACGTATCTACTTTCAATCGAAGACAATAAAATAGTCGTAAGAACTTCCAACAAGAAGTATTTTAAAAGACTGGAAATTCCAGACATGAGCAGGCTTGACATTTCACTGAACCCTTCGGCTCTAACTTATGCTCACGCCAACAATACCTTAATCATTACTTATAAAAAACCTGTAGAAGTGTTGGATTTTGAGAGAAAGCTGATCAACAAGTTGAAATCATTGAAATCTGAAGGGGATGTTGATCATTGCAAGCAGCAGTGA
- the LOC137391868 gene encoding electrogenic aspartate/glutamate antiporter SLC25A12, mitochondrial-like isoform X1, with protein MADSDHHHDFHSLPADSWQQHHRLLSFQFDHAKCDTGHLPQLPTSHMSRANVENLKEVFSRYASRVVDGERVMTYADFIQKYLGLLTDDGYNTETLQILGRTVDSLCTGYISFDDFQNFEGILCQPDALYRVAFHIFDRNSNGTLSFDEFRRTLEHTEINKFVKFNFDTDFVRLHFGVNRDRAITYSEFTQVLLEYHEEHALQAFRKFDKNKSGRISLKDLKKILVNICPHLLSTYVEASLPLLGENDSEWITYPYFRGFISLLSNMELIKKIYLHMTDKSKDREITQGEFMRSAQNFTQVTPLEVMILYQLTDLMHKNGKLVYHDLEAVAPLDVDKMPYSLQSITLSKTISDRKEADDAHHKQSVFMQILENIYRFALGAVAGATGATAVYPIDLVKTRMQNQRTSLVGELMYKNSWDCFKKVLRFEGVGGLYRGLGPQLVGVAPEKAIKLTMNDLMRGKLARKDGSLPLWAECVAGGCAGGSQVLFTNPLEIVKIRLQVAGEVPGVARPSAINVIRELGLLGLYKGARACLLRDIPFSAIYFPAYANLKKYSADSSGYNSPLTLLVSAFIAGAPAASLVTPADVIKTRLQVAARKGQSTYNGVIHCFRTILKEEGGRAFWKGTTARVFRSSPQFAVTLVTYEMLHRLFYVDFGGRKPEGSTTGHSIEDYVPPNPDHIGGYKFVRPTFEGIETRFGLCFPKYKSS; from the exons ATGGCTGATAGTGACCATCATCATGACTTTCAT TCCTTACCTGCTGACTCTTGGCAGCAGCATCATCGGCTTCTCAGTTTCCAGTTTGATCATGCCAAGTGTGATACTGGCCATCTACCA CAGCTGCCAACCTCGCATATGAGCAGAGCGAATGTGGAGAATCTCAAAGAGGTCTTTAGCAGG TATGCCTCTCGAGTTGTGGATGGTGAAAGGGTTATGACCTATGCTGACTTCATACAAAAGTATCTAGGATTACTCACCGATGACGGTTACAACACAGAAACGCTTCAGATTCTAGGAAGGACTGTGGATTCATTGTGTACTGG aTATATCAGTTTCGATGATTTCCAGAATTTTGAGGGCATCCTCTGTCAGCCTGACGCTTTGTACAGAGTCGCTTTCCATATTTTTGACAGAAACTCAAATGGCACTCTATCTTTCG ATGAATTCCGACGAACTCTCGAGCATACAGAGATAAACAAATTCGTCAAGTTTAATTTTGACACAGACTTTGTACGGTTGCACTTTGGTGTGAACAGAGACAGAGCCATCACCTACAGCGAGTTCACTCAGGTTCTTCTG GAGTACCACGAGGAGCACGCTCTGCAGGCCTTCAGGAAGTTTGACAAGAATAAAAGTGGGCGGATCTCTCTTaaagatctaaaaaagatattGGTCAACATTTGTCCGCATCTGCTCTCTACCTATGTAGAGGCTAGCCTTCCTTTG TTGGGAGAGAACGACTCCGAGTGGATCACATACCCTTACTTCAGGGGCTTCATTTCTCTGCTTAGTAATATGGAGCTCATTAAGAAGATTTATCTTCACATGACTGATAAAAGTAAAGACAGGGAGATCACTCAAG GAGAATTTATGAGAAGTGCTCAAAATTTCACACAAGTTACCCCTCTGGAAGTCATGATACTCTATCAGCTCACAGACCTTATGCACAAGAATGG AAAGCTTGTGTACCACGACCTGGAAGCTGTTGCTCCATTAGATGTTGATAAGATGCCTTACTCATTGCAGTCCATCACACTCAGT AAAACCATATCTGACAGGAAAGAAGCGGATGATGCGCACCATAAACAGAGCGTGTTCATGCAGATTTTAGAAAACATCTATAGATTTGCATTAGGTGCTGTCGCTGGAG CGACTGGGGCGACGGCGGTTTATCCTATCGACTTGGTCAAGACTCGAATGCAGAACCAGAGGACATCATTGGTAGGGGAATTGATGTACAAGAACAGCTGGGATTGCTTCAAGAAGGTGCTGAGGTTTGAGGGCGTTGGAGGTTTATATCGCGGCCTCGGGCCCCAACTTGTTGGCGTCGCTCCTGAAAAAGCCATCAAGCTCACG ATGAACGACTTGATGAGGGGAAAGCTGGCAAGAAAGGATGGAAGTTTGCCTCTGTGGGCTGAGTGTGTTGCTGGTGGTtgt GCTGGTGGTTCTCAGGTTTTATTTACCAACCCACTAGAAATAGTAAAGATTCGGCTGCAGGTCGCAGGAGAGGTGCCTGGTGTTGCCCGGCCTAGTGCCATCAATGTCATTAGAGAACTTGGACTACTGGGGCTCTACAAG ggGGCAAGAGCGTGTCTCTTGCGTGATATCCCATTCTCGGCTATATACTTCCCAGCCTATGCTAACTTGAAGAAGTATTCTGCTGACTCGTCAGGTTACAACTCGCCTCTCACTCTTCTTGTTTCTGCTTTTATTGCAG GCGCTCCTGCTGCCTCACTAGTGACACCAGCAGATGTGATCAAGACACGGCTGCAGGTAGCAGCTAGAAAGGGTCAGAGCACATACAATGGAGTGATCCACTGCTTTAGAACTATTCTGAAAGAGGAAGGTGGTAGGGCATTCTGGAAGGGAACTACTG CTCGAGTTTTCAGGTCCTCTCCCCAGTTTGCTGTCACCTTAGTAACCTACGAGATGTTGCATAGACTTTTCTATGTTGATTTTGGTGGAAG AAAGCCAGAAGGTTCTACAACTGGACACTCGATTGAAGACTATGTGCCACCCAATCCTGACCATATCGGAGGCTACAAGTTTGTGCGTCCGACTTTTGAGGGAATTGAGACAAGGTTTGGTCTGTGCTTCCCAAAGTATAAATCATCATAG